Below is a window of Anaerobacillus alkaliphilus DNA.
TGAAATTGATAAATAGCTACTTCTAAGACCATTTGGGCATACAAGGAGTCAAGTACTTGTTGTGAAGGCTCTCTATGGTTATTCATTACCGTAAGTTGTCTCAGCATTTTTTTGTTAATTACGTACTTTTCCATATTAAAACCCCCTTTTTATTTATTATAAACATTTATCTAATTATTTTCAACTTTCAAATTTTTTAGATAATTAATTCAGTTTAAAAAAATTCCTCTACTGCTACCAATAGAGGATCTATGTTCAAAGTATTTATACAGCTAGCGATTTTACAATAGTCCTTAACGCATTAAGCTGCGTTTCAAAAGCCATGCTTGCTACATTCGGTTTATCTACAGTCATCTCTGGGGTAGCTGGAAAATGAATAAAACCAGCTCGAATTGCCAAATTTTTCTCAATAATATAATGTAGCATACCATATAGCGTATTATTACAAATATAAGTCCCCGCTGAATTTGATATTTGTGCTGGAATTCCGGCCTGTTTCAATTGAGTTGTTATTGTTCGAATTGGCAATGTTGAGAAAAGTCCGTCTGGTCCATCAGGTATAATTCTCTCATCAATTGGCTTATCTCCTTGATTATCTCCTTTTTGACCTTCTCCAGCTGTATCTTTAATATTAATCCCAATTCTTTCGATAGTGACACTCGCTCTCCCAAATGCTAAGCCACAACTAATTACTACA
It encodes the following:
- the pcp gene encoding pyroglutamyl-peptidase I — protein: MILKVLVTGFEPFGGMEVNPTAQLSQAISEDEINGIEIYSATLPVVYDLCVQQLLLKIEEISPDVVISCGLAFGRASVTIERIGINIKDTAGEGQKGDNQGDKPIDERIIPDGPDGLFSTLPIRTITTQLKQAGIPAQISNSAGTYICNNTLYGMLHYIIEKNLAIRAGFIHFPATPEMTVDKPNVASMAFETQLNALRTIVKSLAV